Proteins from a genomic interval of Chionomys nivalis chromosome 7, mChiNiv1.1, whole genome shotgun sequence:
- the Ccdc103 gene encoding coiled-coil domain-containing protein 103 yields the protein MKKNDAINFKALERELQAALAADEKYQRENAAKLWAVEQRVPSYEEFRGIVLASHLKPLDQKDKIRGKGLVPWNCHTTRERTFEDVATEIPQETSPFQPVTSAEFYRDWRRHLRGGPEGYQALLQLGGPKLGHLFQMDVGFGLLGELLVALAEHVRLSDRAAVLEILHSLANTGRFTLNLSLLSQAERESCQHLFQKLQAMGTPRPMQEGLSLEDPSAGLQGEEGLLQALRGLYGLH from the exons CGACGAGAAGTACCAAAGGGAGAACGCTGCCAAGTTATGGGCGGTTGAACAAAGAGTGCCTTCTTATGAGGAGTTCAG AGGTATTGTCCTTGCATCACACCTGAAACCTCTGGACCAGAAGGACAAGATAAGGGGAAAAGGACTTGTGCCCTGGAACTGTCACACTACTAGGGAAAGGACTTTTGAGGATGTGGCCACTGAAATACCCCAG GAGACATCACCCTTCCAGCCTGTGACCTCTGCAGAGTTTTACCGTGATTGGCGTCGGCACCTAAGAGGTGGACCAGAGGGCTACCAAGCCCTGCTTCAGCTTGGGGGTCCCAAGCTGGGCCACCTCTTCCAGATGGATGTGGGCTTTGGACTTCTTGGGGAGCTGCTGGTGGCACTGGCTGAGCATGTGAGGCTAAGTGACAGGGCGGCAGTGCTAGAGATCCTGCACAGCTTGGCTAACACGGGGCGGTTCACCCTGAACCTGAGCCTGCTGAGCCAGGCAGAGCGCGAGAGTTGCCAGCACTTGTTTCAGAAGTTACAGGCCATGGGCACCCCCAGACCCATGCAGGAGGGGCTCAGCTTGGAGGATCCATCTGCTGGGCTACAGGGAGAGGAGGGGCTCCTACAGGCGCTGCGAGGGCTGTATGGGCTCCACTGA